From Aphelocoma coerulescens isolate FSJ_1873_10779 chromosome 15, UR_Acoe_1.0, whole genome shotgun sequence, one genomic window encodes:
- the MN1 gene encoding transcriptional activator MN1, with protein MFGLEQFEPQNSGRSGGQAERGFGQPGLSMSAHFKAPAFPGGGPAPADPALGALGEPPLLGMNMSLAGDAYGFPGRGPAELHGGGMQPPVHGFFGGQQPHGGPGGAPHPHQHPPHFGGGFGPDPGASCVHGGRLLGYSGALGGQTAFADGYEHMAEGQGGEGFGQQRPGTLPDFQHHGAGAASHAVPAPCLPLDQSPNRAASFHGLPAAGSSEPHGLEPRRLPAQGGVDSLEYNYPGDGPASHFELPVFSPSEPEGQLPHYGGGRQVPAGGSFAGAPALPRAPGMAVAKAHPPQQHGVFFERFGGARKMSASLEPGANARHPLMQQQQPPPPPQPPQQPPGLLARQNSCPPAIPRQQQTEANAPNSNLQDNGPIMQNQHAQFEYPIHRLENRNMHPYTDPVFNMQHPPPQQPPNQRLQHFDAPYVSVAKRPRFDFPSTPGVERCASWGGGMHGPAMESHLSPTAYPGLPGEFTPPAPEAFGGPLPHGGPEHPALAQRQNAALVMKQMASRSQQRLRPPSLQQLGHHGEVGAPGGLPPPAFEREAGGGRSFDPPAPHLAPDSAWFAGPPPPGELLPRRLAAPGLPAEAAPHELGLQPGGPAVLFRPGGTGLGLQEPLRMAGEGPAQALPSPGVHPPFTPTMGGLSQLQSPGSGVALPSAPAERRGPADFAAQPGFPFAAAARQPAAHGAAPALSASPGAYPPPPPEFPPPPPPRPTASKLGALSLGSFSKAASKDNVFGQSCLAALSTACQNMIASLGAPNLNVTFNKKSPAEAKRKLSQAEPDPPPAAPDYFPAGPPVGGGGAGKAAGAAPLLPAESSLSPGYALEPVAGGEGKAGGGRGRGRRKRDSGHVSPGTFFEKFSAAEGGGAGVSPGQPAVPVAAGGPPGAAGAERGGGTPHDKPLTSPSWGKGSELLLAEQPDLMSSLDSGIQSVTKSDGSSPHVDFPDEVSTSYGNEDEVSSSSDNATSKPTRSPLLGGSPKLPRGEHALLNGQKPLALGLLSTSTSTPDSYGLSTTAGAHPGTPSMEQVRTPTSTSAQDEIHPLEILQAQIQLQRQQFSISEDQPLGLKSKKGECAGQNGDSDLGSCCSEGVKGTMSTIDLDSLMAEHNSTWYLPGEKALMEGQEEDKPMAPWEKPKPPNPSKEAHDLPPSKTSAAAAQTGTHLQCLSVHCTDDVGEAKGRTAVPTWRSLHSDISNRFGTFVAALT; from the coding sequence ATGTTCGGGCTGGAGCAGTTCGAGCCGCAGAACAGCGGCCGGAGCGGCGGGCAGGCGGAGCGGGGCTTCGGCCAGCCCGGACTGAGCATGAGCGCGCACTTCAAGGCGCCGGCCTTCCCCGGCGGCGGCCCAGCGCCGGCGGACCCGGCCCTGGGAGCGCTGGGCGAGCCGCCCCTCCTGGGCATGAACATGAGCCTGGCCGGGGACGCCTACGGCTTCCcgggccgcggccccgccgagcTGCACGGTGGCGGCATGCAGCCGCCGGTGCACGGCTTCTTCGGTGGACAGCAGCCGCacggcggccccggcggcgcCCCCCACCCGCACCAGCACCCCCCGCACTTCGGTGGCGGCTTCGGGCCCGACCCCGGTGCCTCCTGCGTGCACGGCGGGCGCCTTCTGGGCTACAGCGGCGCTCTGGGCGGGCAGACGGCGTTCGCCGACGGCTACGAGCACATGGCCGAGGGCCAGGGCGGCGAGGGCTTCGGGCAGCAGCGCCCCGGGACCTTGCCCGATTTCCAGCACCACGGCGCCGGCGCCGCCAGCCACGCCGTGCCGGCCCCCTGCCTGCCCCTCGACCAGTCCCCCAACCGCGCTGCCTCCTTCCACGGGCTGCCGGCGGCCGGCTCCTCCGAGCCCCACGGCCTGGAGCCGCGGCGGCTGCCGGCGCAGGGCGGCGTGGACTCGCTGGAATACAATTACCCTGGCGACGGCCCTGCCAGCCACTTCGAGCTGCCCGTCTTCTCCCCGTCGGAGCCGGAGGGGCAGCTGCCGCACTACGGCGGCGGGCGGCAGGTGCCGGCGGGCGGCAGCTTCGCGGGGGCGCCCGCCCTGCCCCGGGCGCCGGGCATGGCCGTGGCCAAGGCGCACCCGCCGCAGCAGCACGGCGTCTTCTTCGAGCGCTTCGGGGGGGCGCGGAAGATGTCGGCCAGTCTGGAGCCGGGGGCCAACGCCAGGCACCCGctgatgcagcagcagcagccgccaccaccaccacaaccACCGCAGCAGCCGCCGGGCTTGCTGGCCAGACAGAACTCCTGCCCGCCAGCCATCCCTAGGCAACAGCAAACAGAAGCCAACGCTCCCAACTCCAACCTGCAGGACAATGGGCCCATAATGCAGAACCAGCATGCACAGTTTGAATACCCTATTCACAGACTGGAGAACAGGAATATGCATCCCTACACCGACCCCGTGTTTAATATGCAGCACCCTCCTCCGCAACAGCCACCAAATCAAAGACTGCAGCACTTCGATGCCCCCTACGTGAGCGTCGCCAAGAGGCCGCGGTTTGACTTCCCCAGCACTCCTGGCGTCGAGCGCTGCGCCTCCTGGGGCGGCGGCATGCACGGCCCGGCCATGGAGAGTCACCTTTCCCCGACGGCCTACCCTGGCCTGCCGGGCGAGTTCACCCCGCCGGCACCTGAGGCCTTTGGGGGCCCATTGCCTCACGGCGGCCCTGAGCACCCGGCACTGGCGCAGCGCCAGAACGCGGCCCTGGTGATGAAGCAGATGGCCTCGCGAAGCCAGCAGCGCCTGCGGCCGCCcagtctgcagcagctggggcatCATGGTGAGGTGGGCGCACCCGGTGGCCTGCCCCCGCCAGCCTTCGAGCGGGAGGCTGGTGGCGGCCGCAGCTTCGATCCGCCGGCGCCGCACCTGGCCCCCGACAGTGCCTGGTTCGCAGGACCACCGCCacctggggagctgctgccgAGGCGCTTGGCAGCGCCCGGGTTGCCGGCTGAGGCAGCCCCCCACGAGCTGGGCCTGCAACCGGGGGGCCCTGCCGTGCTCTTCCGGCCGGGCGGCACTGGGCTGGGGTTGCAGGAACCCTTGCGGATGGCAGGCGAGGGGCCAGCACAGGCCCTGCCATCTCCCGGCGTCCACCCGCCCTTCACACCCACAATGGGTGGCCTCTCGCAGCTGCAGTCACCAGGCAGCGGCGTGGCACTGCCCAGTGCCCCTGCTGAGCGCCGTGGCCCCGCCGACTTCGCCGCTCAGCCCGGCTTTCCCTTTGCGGCGGCAGCGCGGCAGCCGGCGGCCCACGGGGCTGCACCTGCCCTCAGCGCCTCGCCAGGGGCCTACCCACCACCCCCGCCCGAGTTCCCCCCGCCACCCCCACCACGGCCCACTGCCAGCAAGCTGGGTGCCCTCTCGCTGGGCTCCTTCAGCAAGGCGGCCAGCAAGGACAATGTATTCgggcagagctgcctggctgcCCTCTCCACTGCCTGCCAAAACATGATCGCGAGCCTGGGTGCTCCCAACCTCAACGTCACCTTCAACAAGAAGAGCCCGGCCGAGGCCAAGCGCAAGCTCAGCCAGGCCGAGCCCGACCCGCCGCCTGCTGCCCCGGACTACTTCCCAGCAGGGCCACCAGTAGGCGGGGgtggcgcggggaaagcggcgggTGCTGCCCCACTGCTGCCCGCGGAGAGCAGCCTCTCACCCGGCTATGCGCTGGAGCCAGTGGCCGGGGGTGAGGGGAAGGCGGGTGGCGGGCGGGGTCGGGGTCGCCGGAAACGGGACAGTGGGCACGTCAGCCCCGGCACGTTTTTTGAGAAGTTCTCAGCTGCGGAGGGTGGGGGAGCCGGTGTCAGCCCAGGGCAGCCGGCAGTGCCGGTGGCGGCGGGGGGCCCACCGGGGGCTGCGGGTGCTGAGCGCGGTGGAGGCACCCCTCATGACAAGCCCCTGACCTCACCGTCCTGGGGCAAGGGCAGTGAACTGTTGCTGGCGGAGCAGCCAGACCTGATGTCCTCCCTGGACAGCGGCATCCAGAGCGTGACCAAGTCAGACGGCAGCTCCCCGCACGTGGACTTTCCCGACGAGGTCAGCACCAGCTATGGCAACGAGGACGAGGTGTCCTCCAGCTCCGACAATGCCACCTCCAAGCCCACCCGTAGCCCGCTGCTGGGTGGTTCGCCCAAGCTGCCCCGTGGGGAGCACGCACTTCTCAACGGACAGAAGCCCCTGGCCCTTGGCCTTCTCAGTACGTCTACCTCGACCCCCGACAGCTATGGGCTCAGCACCACGGCGGGCGCTCACCCTGGCACGCCAAGCATGGAGCAGGTGCGGACCCCCACGAGCACCTCGGCCCAGGATGAGATCCACCCCCTGGAGATCCTGCAGGCACAGATCCAGCTCCAGCGGCAGCAGTTCAGCATCTCGGAAGACCAGCCCTTGGGGTTGAAGAGCAAGAAGGGGGAGTGTGCGGGGCAGAATGGGGACAGCGacctgggcagctgctgctcgGAGGGTGTCAAGGGCACCATGAGCACCATCGACCTGGACTCCCTGATGGCGGAGCACAACTCCACCTGGTACCTGCCTGGAGAGAAGGCCCtgatggaggggcaggaggaggacaagCCCATGGCGCCCTGGGAGAAGCCCAAGCCCCCGAACCCCAGCAAAGAAG